One stretch of Pseudomonas fluorescens Q2-87 DNA includes these proteins:
- the feaR gene encoding transcriptional regulator FeaR produces MSMHQVGQDGLETWNRDLRATCGHFDTELAFNRSLFIGEVSNFFRGGLSLANLRTNAGCIKRHSPNADHDDDQDCFLVSQRSGYSRITQNGQSIQLAPGELLLMDSVGALEISPFGLIEHVVLSLSRQDVSRHLGGETKTFGKVSSSKACGRMLHVLMDQLCKDTPDGEGAAGEGEALQSAFVSLLGSALEHRSDSRDEGATLQGSHLRSYVQKVIDESLTQPGLSPVGLAHRLNISVRHLYRLFEEQDDSVCRYIQRARLKRSADDLTNPFLRDESITSIAYKWGFTDSAHFSRSFKKQFEQSPKEFRSSRLQQGQGVV; encoded by the coding sequence ATGAGCATGCATCAGGTTGGGCAAGACGGGTTGGAAACCTGGAACCGGGATTTGCGCGCCACGTGCGGCCATTTCGATACGGAGCTGGCCTTCAATCGCTCGTTGTTCATTGGCGAGGTGTCGAATTTTTTCCGTGGCGGTCTTTCTCTTGCCAATCTGCGTACCAACGCGGGTTGTATCAAACGCCATTCGCCTAACGCCGATCATGACGATGACCAGGATTGTTTTCTGGTCAGCCAGCGCAGTGGCTATTCGCGCATTACCCAGAACGGCCAGAGCATCCAGCTGGCGCCCGGCGAGCTGTTATTGATGGATTCGGTGGGCGCGCTCGAGATCAGTCCTTTCGGCCTGATCGAGCACGTCGTGCTGTCCTTGTCTCGCCAGGACGTGTCCAGGCATCTGGGCGGCGAAACCAAGACCTTCGGCAAGGTTTCTTCAAGCAAGGCCTGCGGGCGGATGCTGCATGTGTTGATGGATCAATTGTGCAAGGACACACCGGATGGCGAGGGCGCCGCTGGCGAGGGCGAAGCCTTGCAGAGTGCTTTTGTTTCACTGCTGGGCTCGGCTTTGGAGCACCGCAGCGATTCACGCGACGAGGGCGCCACGTTGCAGGGCAGCCATCTGCGCAGCTACGTGCAGAAGGTCATCGACGAATCGCTGACCCAGCCCGGCCTCAGTCCGGTCGGCCTGGCCCATCGCCTGAACATCTCGGTACGCCATCTGTATCGGCTGTTCGAAGAGCAGGACGACAGTGTCTGCCGCTACATCCAGCGAGCCCGACTCAAGCGCAGCGCCGATGACCTGACCAACCCGTTCCTGCGGGACGAGTCGATTACTTCGATTGCCTATAAGTGGGGCTTCACGGATTCGGCGCACTTCAGCCGTTCGTTCAAGAAACAGTTCGAGCAATCGCCGAAGGAGTTTCGTTCCAGTCGTTTACAGCAGGGGCAGGGAGTGGTTTGA
- a CDS encoding DUF3156 family protein, producing the protein MNLGNLPMCLSTVLQKLSELFSAQRAPVGYRPGVTLELLRRNLGLAGFELTGPATATVIVDDGDLQLEVAERTESQLLMHLVLTEFVMRVPASREGTARLQLHHGGAVRRRGIRCRQRGGGSELPALLQAAVEQDLALYEALMPLDFKRLDIELQGRQWCVRLEHMGGSEVVNRMPAFRRYIALSREQRMGLLAVLSGLQRVLQTL; encoded by the coding sequence ATGAACCTGGGCAACCTGCCGATGTGTTTGTCGACCGTGCTGCAAAAACTGTCTGAGCTGTTCAGTGCCCAGCGCGCTCCGGTCGGTTATCGGCCCGGGGTGACCCTGGAACTGTTGCGGCGCAACCTCGGGCTGGCGGGGTTCGAGCTGACGGGCCCGGCAACGGCGACGGTCATTGTCGACGATGGTGATCTGCAATTGGAGGTCGCCGAACGCACCGAGTCGCAGCTGCTGATGCACTTGGTGCTGACCGAGTTCGTGATGCGCGTGCCTGCTTCCAGAGAGGGCACCGCACGCCTGCAACTGCACCACGGCGGAGCCGTTCGGCGGCGCGGCATCCGCTGCCGGCAGCGCGGCGGCGGCAGTGAATTGCCGGCGCTGTTGCAGGCGGCGGTGGAGCAGGACCTGGCGCTGTACGAAGCGCTCATGCCGCTGGATTTCAAGCGCTTGGATATCGAGCTGCAAGGGCGCCAGTGGTGTGTACGGCTGGAGCACATGGGCGGTAGCGAAGTGGTGAATCGCATGCCCGCCTTCCGACGCTATATTGCGTTGAGCCGCGAGCAGCGCATGGGCTTGCTGGCGGTCTTGAGCGGTTTGCAACGGGTGTTGCAAACTCTCTGA
- a CDS encoding APC family permease — protein sequence MSINDRLTEHLNRGTVGFPTALASTIGLIMASPVILTATMGFGIGGSAFAVAMLIAVVMMLAQATTFAEAASILPTTGSVYDYINCGMGRFFAITGTLSAYLIVHVFAGTAETILAGVMALVNFEHLNTLAESAGGSWLLGVGFVVVFGVLNAFGVSAFGRAEIVLTFGMWTTLMVFGVLGLIAAPAVELQGWFGVSVVGTDLVTVLSLVGMAMFMFVGCEFVTPLAPDLRHSAKTMPRAMMLGLFSVAACMFIYGAAMKRQVENVLLDAASGVHLLDTPMAIPRFAEQVMGDVGPMWLGIGFLFAGAATINTLMAGVPRILYGMAVDGALPKVFTYLHPRFKTPLLCILVAMLIPCLHALWLGGNTDNIMHLVLAAVCAWSFAYLLVTVSVVSLRIRRPDLPRAYRSPFFPLPQILSSVGIVLGMWFITPPGMNPADIYVPFAVMLGVTATYALFWTLVVQKVNPFKPASVEDVLAKEFSHEPGQPADVFVDRAAKTV from the coding sequence ATGTCGATCAATGACAGGCTCACCGAGCACTTGAACCGGGGTACGGTGGGCTTCCCCACTGCGTTGGCCAGCACCATTGGCCTGATCATGGCCAGCCCGGTGATTCTCACCGCCACCATGGGCTTCGGTATCGGCGGCAGCGCCTTTGCGGTGGCCATGCTGATCGCCGTAGTGATGATGCTGGCCCAGGCGACAACATTCGCCGAGGCCGCGTCGATCCTGCCCACCACCGGTTCCGTCTATGACTACATCAACTGTGGCATGGGCCGCTTCTTCGCGATTACCGGCACGTTGTCGGCCTACCTGATCGTCCATGTGTTCGCCGGTACCGCCGAGACCATTCTGGCGGGAGTCATGGCCCTGGTGAACTTCGAGCACCTCAACACCCTGGCTGAATCGGCGGGTGGCTCCTGGTTGCTCGGCGTGGGGTTCGTCGTGGTGTTCGGTGTGCTCAATGCTTTCGGTGTGAGCGCCTTCGGGCGGGCCGAGATTGTCCTGACGTTCGGCATGTGGACGACCCTGATGGTGTTCGGCGTGTTGGGCCTGATCGCTGCCCCGGCGGTAGAGTTGCAAGGTTGGTTCGGCGTGTCTGTAGTGGGCACCGACCTGGTCACTGTGTTGTCGCTGGTGGGCATGGCGATGTTCATGTTTGTCGGCTGCGAGTTTGTCACACCGCTGGCGCCGGACCTGCGCCACTCCGCCAAGACCATGCCCCGGGCGATGATGCTGGGCTTGTTCAGTGTCGCTGCGTGCATGTTCATCTATGGCGCGGCGATGAAGCGCCAGGTGGAAAACGTCCTGCTGGACGCTGCCAGCGGCGTGCATTTGCTGGACACGCCCATGGCGATTCCGCGGTTCGCCGAGCAGGTCATGGGTGATGTTGGCCCGATGTGGCTGGGGATCGGCTTCCTGTTCGCCGGGGCGGCGACCATCAACACGCTGATGGCCGGCGTGCCACGGATTCTCTACGGCATGGCGGTGGACGGCGCTTTGCCGAAAGTCTTCACCTATTTGCACCCGCGCTTCAAGACGCCGCTGTTGTGCATCCTGGTGGCGATGCTGATTCCTTGCCTGCATGCACTCTGGCTGGGAGGCAATACCGACAACATCATGCATTTGGTGCTGGCGGCCGTGTGCGCCTGGAGTTTCGCCTACCTGCTGGTGACGGTGTCGGTGGTCAGCCTGCGGATTCGCCGTCCTGATCTGCCACGGGCCTATCGCTCGCCGTTTTTTCCGTTGCCGCAGATCTTGTCCAGTGTCGGCATTGTGTTGGGCATGTGGTTCATCACTCCGCCGGGCATGAACCCGGCGGACATCTACGTACCCTTCGCAGTGATGCTCGGTGTCACGGCGACGTACGCCTTGTTCTGGACCCTGGTGGTGCAGAAGGTCAATCCATTCAAGCCGGCGTCGGTCGAAGACGTACTGGCCAAGGAGTTTTCCCATGAACCTGGGCAACCTGCCGATGTGTTTGTCGACCGTGCTGCAAAAACTGTCTGA
- a CDS encoding SDR family oxidoreductase encodes MPDDLDFSGKTVLVTGGAQGIGRAIVEAFAQRGARVVIADLGVAQAEALASELTHGGGQVEAVGVDLADAAEIGAMMAGLEQRLGRLDVLVHNAGYFPLTPFAQITPAVLERTLAVNLSALFWLTQAALPMFRRQGQGCVLVTSSVTGPRVAYPGLSHYAASKAGVNGFIRNAALELAAENVRVNGVEPGMIATPAMANLGDDEVNRDIARRVPLGRLGKPTDIAGAMLFLASGLASYVTGQTLVVDGGSTLPEV; translated from the coding sequence ATGCCTGACGACCTGGATTTCAGCGGGAAAACCGTACTCGTGACCGGTGGAGCCCAAGGCATTGGCCGGGCCATTGTCGAGGCGTTCGCCCAGCGCGGGGCACGCGTGGTCATCGCCGACCTCGGCGTGGCGCAAGCCGAGGCGCTGGCCAGCGAATTGACCCACGGCGGCGGTCAGGTGGAGGCCGTGGGCGTCGATCTTGCCGACGCCGCCGAGATCGGCGCAATGATGGCGGGGCTGGAGCAACGCCTGGGGAGGCTGGATGTCCTGGTGCACAACGCCGGGTATTTTCCCCTGACCCCTTTTGCGCAAATCACCCCGGCGGTGCTGGAGCGAACGCTGGCGGTAAACCTGTCGGCGCTGTTCTGGCTGACCCAGGCGGCGCTGCCGATGTTCCGCCGCCAGGGCCAGGGATGCGTGCTGGTAACCTCCTCGGTCACCGGTCCACGGGTCGCGTATCCAGGGCTCAGCCATTACGCGGCATCGAAGGCCGGGGTCAATGGTTTCATCCGCAACGCGGCGCTGGAACTGGCGGCTGAGAATGTCCGCGTCAACGGCGTCGAGCCCGGCATGATCGCCACACCGGCCATGGCGAATCTCGGCGATGATGAAGTCAATCGGGACATCGCCCGGCGGGTACCGCTGGGCCGATTGGGCAAGCCGACCGACATCGCCGGCGCCATGCTGTTCCTGGCATCAGGACTGGCGTCATATGTGACCGGACAGACCCTGGTGGTCGATGGCGGCTCGACCTTGCCAGAGGTTTGA